The Neochlamydia sp. S13 genome has a segment encoding these proteins:
- a CDS encoding sulfite reductase flavoprotein subunit alpha, with amino-acid sequence MESLIYNRHHPFLATIKERYNLTREESIKNTQHVVLDIKGSGLTYKVGDSLGIFPINPRDIVNKTLLAMRAQGSELIISKHTGKSMSLRDFLTTKANVTDLSKKFLSIIAQGQPNQKKRETLEAVLAEGAQEKFKAYLQSHELWDILEENNEVVFSLQELCNMLMPLLPRLYSISSSMSAVGEEVHLTVGVLKYHTNGYQRVGVCTHYLCETVPLHQPVVPIYIQPHHGFTLPSHSDTPIIMIGPGTGVAPFRAFMQERMAKEAQGKNWLFFGECNRATDFFYADYWTSLERQGKLRLDVAFSRDQQEKIYVQHRMLMQGADLYRWINEGAYIYVCGDAARMAKDVESALHEIIQVHGKKSEAEAKALVKHLRNEKRYLRDIY; translated from the coding sequence ATGGAATCCTTAATTTACAATCGACATCATCCTTTTCTGGCCACAATCAAAGAACGTTATAATTTAACTCGAGAAGAATCTATAAAAAATACTCAACATGTGGTTTTAGATATTAAAGGATCAGGCTTGACCTATAAAGTGGGCGATAGCCTAGGTATTTTTCCTATCAATCCTCGGGATATAGTTAATAAAACACTTCTTGCTATGCGTGCACAAGGTTCGGAATTGATAATTAGCAAGCATACAGGAAAGAGTATGTCACTGCGCGATTTTTTAACCACAAAAGCTAATGTGACCGACTTAAGCAAAAAGTTTTTGTCAATAATTGCTCAAGGGCAACCTAATCAGAAAAAAAGAGAAACGTTAGAAGCTGTTCTGGCAGAAGGCGCTCAAGAAAAGTTTAAAGCTTATTTACAGTCCCATGAGCTGTGGGATATCTTAGAAGAGAACAACGAAGTAGTTTTTTCGTTGCAAGAGCTATGCAATATGCTTATGCCCTTGCTACCTCGTCTATATTCTATTTCTTCTTCAATGTCGGCAGTAGGAGAAGAAGTGCATCTTACCGTAGGGGTATTAAAATATCATACCAATGGATATCAGCGGGTAGGGGTGTGCACGCATTATTTATGCGAAACAGTCCCTCTTCACCAGCCTGTTGTACCCATCTATATTCAACCTCATCATGGTTTTACACTTCCTTCTCACTCTGATACGCCTATTATTATGATTGGCCCTGGCACTGGAGTAGCCCCCTTCCGTGCATTCATGCAAGAAAGGATGGCGAAGGAGGCTCAAGGTAAAAATTGGCTTTTCTTTGGGGAGTGCAATCGCGCGACTGATTTTTTTTATGCAGATTATTGGACAAGCTTAGAGCGGCAAGGTAAGCTCCGCTTAGATGTCGCTTTTTCACGTGATCAGCAGGAAAAAATTTATGTCCAACACCGTATGCTAATGCAAGGCGCTGACCTTTATCGCTGGATTAATGAAGGTGCTTACATTTATGTTTGTGGAGATGCTGCGCGTATGGCAAAAGATGTAGAATCTGCCTTGCATGAAATTATTCAAGTTCATGGTAAGAAAAGCGAAGCGGAAGCAAAAGCACTCGTTAAGCATTTGCGTAACGAAAAACGTTATCTTCGGGATATTTATTAA
- a CDS encoding thiamine diphosphokinase → MHYPLSPQVAIVANGEISSYSQTKHLLSSFSKIIAVDGGLKHCQKMGVTPCLLIGDLDSLEKEVLEQYADLPLLKYPEDKNESDLELAIHKLLMEKVGSIALFGVLGKRSDHLLYTLYLLSRHPSQLMIESEKETIFCLQGHNRIKTFIGQTISLIPLSPVYGIRTQGLKWELQNADFDKKFMSLSNVCNSNAVEINVLSGDLICFLHKNS, encoded by the coding sequence ATGCATTACCCTTTATCTCCCCAAGTAGCTATTGTCGCTAATGGCGAAATTTCCTCTTATTCTCAGACCAAGCACCTTCTTTCTTCTTTTTCAAAGATCATAGCCGTAGATGGGGGCTTAAAACATTGCCAGAAAATGGGAGTCACTCCTTGCCTTCTTATCGGAGATTTAGACTCTTTAGAAAAAGAAGTTCTTGAACAATATGCAGATCTTCCCCTTTTAAAATATCCTGAAGATAAAAATGAAAGTGATTTAGAGCTAGCCATCCATAAGCTTTTAATGGAAAAAGTAGGATCTATTGCTTTATTTGGTGTATTAGGAAAGCGCAGTGATCATCTTCTTTATACCTTGTACCTTCTGTCTCGCCACCCTTCTCAGCTTATGATAGAATCGGAAAAGGAGACTATTTTTTGTTTACAAGGACACAATCGGATTAAGACGTTTATCGGGCAAACGATCTCTTTAATTCCTTTATCCCCTGTGTATGGCATCCGAACTCAGGGCCTTAAATGGGAGTTGCAAAATGCTGATTTTGACAAAAAATTTATGAGTTTATCAAATGTATGTAATAGCAACGCTGTGGAAATTAATGTACTTTCTGGTGATTTAATATGCTTTCTTCATAAAAACTCCTAA
- the lepA gene encoding translation elongation factor 4, which yields MVSYNRKNIRNFSIIAHIDHGKSTIADRLIELTHTVSKREMQEQLLDDMDLERERGITIKAHPVTMNYQAENGQIYQINLIDTPGHVDFTYEVSRSLAACEGALLVVDAAQGVQAQTLANVHLAIERDLEIVPVLNKIDLPSADIEGVKQQIEDVIGLDASHAICCSAKSGIGIETILERIINDVPAPKEPVDDLLRALVFDSHYDNYRGVMVYIRVISGEIRKGSAIRMMATHKACEVLEVGKFTPSEKPVETLRSGEVGYMIANIKKTSDVKIGDTITLQKHPAPDALPGFKNISPVVFAGIYPIDSTDFEALRDALEKLQLNDSSLHIEQESSMALGFGFRCGFLGLLHLEIIFERIQREFDLDVISTAPSVIYKFHLNDTSIKEIDNPAHYPDPTHIDYVEEPWVKCHIMIPAEYLGAIMNLGMDKRGNCIKTETMDARRLLITYRFPLNEIITDFNDKLKSITKGYGSFDYEFDGYEKSDIIKLEIRVNEEPVDAFSCLVHRSKAESKGKAICSKLVEVIPMQLFKVPIQAAIGGKIVARETIRALTKNVTAKCYGGDITRKRKLWEKQKKGKKRMKEIGKVNIPQSAFMEVLKAGD from the coding sequence ATGGTTTCATACAACAGAAAAAATATTCGCAACTTTTCTATTATTGCTCATATTGACCATGGAAAGTCAACGATTGCGGATAGATTGATAGAACTTACCCATACAGTCTCCAAGCGAGAGATGCAAGAGCAGCTACTGGATGATATGGATCTTGAAAGAGAACGGGGCATTACTATTAAAGCTCACCCTGTGACCATGAATTATCAAGCCGAAAATGGACAAATTTATCAAATTAACTTAATCGATACGCCAGGGCATGTTGACTTTACCTACGAGGTCTCGCGATCTTTAGCCGCTTGCGAAGGAGCCCTGCTAGTGGTAGATGCAGCTCAAGGCGTCCAAGCTCAAACTCTTGCAAATGTTCATTTAGCGATTGAACGTGACTTGGAAATCGTGCCTGTGCTTAATAAAATTGATCTTCCCAGTGCGGATATAGAAGGTGTAAAGCAACAGATTGAAGATGTAATTGGGCTAGATGCTTCTCATGCTATCTGCTGCTCAGCCAAATCAGGAATAGGGATTGAGACCATCTTAGAACGTATCATTAACGATGTTCCTGCTCCTAAAGAACCTGTCGATGATCTACTCCGTGCCCTGGTTTTTGACTCCCATTACGACAATTATCGAGGAGTTATGGTTTACATTCGTGTGATTAGTGGAGAAATTCGCAAAGGCTCTGCAATACGCATGATGGCTACCCATAAAGCCTGTGAAGTGTTAGAAGTAGGAAAATTTACCCCCTCTGAAAAACCTGTGGAAACTTTAAGGTCAGGGGAAGTGGGATATATGATCGCCAACATAAAAAAAACTTCCGATGTTAAAATTGGGGACACCATTACTTTGCAAAAACATCCAGCTCCCGATGCTCTGCCAGGCTTTAAGAATATCAGCCCGGTAGTATTTGCAGGCATATATCCTATTGATTCCACAGATTTTGAAGCTTTACGCGATGCTTTAGAAAAACTTCAACTTAACGATTCTTCTCTGCATATCGAACAAGAAAGCAGCATGGCTTTGGGCTTTGGATTCCGTTGTGGCTTTCTAGGACTTTTGCATTTGGAAATTATATTTGAGCGCATTCAACGTGAATTTGACTTAGATGTTATTTCTACAGCTCCCAGTGTTATTTACAAGTTCCATTTGAATGATACTTCCATTAAAGAAATCGATAATCCTGCTCACTATCCAGACCCTACTCACATCGACTATGTAGAAGAGCCATGGGTAAAATGCCACATTATGATTCCTGCCGAATATCTAGGCGCGATCATGAATTTGGGGATGGATAAAAGAGGAAATTGTATTAAGACAGAAACTATGGATGCGCGCCGGCTTCTAATTACCTATCGCTTTCCGCTTAATGAAATTATTACCGATTTCAATGATAAGCTTAAATCAATCACTAAAGGATATGGATCTTTTGACTATGAATTTGATGGTTATGAGAAAAGCGATATCATTAAATTAGAAATTCGTGTTAACGAAGAGCCAGTAGATGCATTTTCATGCTTAGTGCATCGCTCCAAAGCAGAATCTAAAGGAAAAGCCATTTGCTCTAAACTCGTTGAAGTAATCCCCATGCAGCTTTTCAAAGTACCTATTCAAGCGGCTATTGGGGGGAAAATTGTTGCGCGAGAGACTATCCGCGCCCTCACCAAAAATGTGACAGCTAAGTGCTATGGAGGCGACATTACACGCAAGCGCAAGCTGTGGGAGAAGCAAAAAAAGGGTAAAAAACGTATGAAAGAAATTGGTAAAGTCAATATCCCGCAAAGTGCTTTTATGGAAGTTTTAAAAGCAGGAGATTAA
- a CDS encoding adenylosuccinate synthase, whose product MPQVILIGAQWGDEDKSKIIDILTAQAKHVIRSQGGNNAGHTAVLDKQEYKFHLISSAILHSHTHCYIGAGTVIDPEVLIQEMEDLESKGVQIKGRLLISPSAHIIFPYHRMLDYLLEQKKGERAIGTTGRGIGPCYADKAQRLGIRMGELVRPDIFGKLLKSILQLKNEELTKLFGAEKLNEEEIYKKYSRYAELLKPFVAEVEELIHQAIDNKENILFEGAQGTFLDTSLGTYPYVTSSSTIAGGICAGAGVGPTCIDHTLGVVKAYTTRVGNGPFPTEFQENESFLNHPITSEYSNTVGRRRRIGWFDAVLARTAVHINGIDSLAVTQLNSLDYLDPIKVCVGYQIHGVRINHLPYISEDLDKIVPIYETIPGWNASTSQITNYKELPQNAQKYLSKIEQLCRVPINIISLGPQREKTLILKDLFSTKEKAACKHA is encoded by the coding sequence ATGCCACAAGTGATTTTGATTGGTGCACAATGGGGGGATGAAGATAAAAGTAAAATTATTGATATACTTACAGCTCAGGCCAAGCATGTTATTCGCTCTCAAGGCGGCAATAACGCAGGCCATACAGCTGTCCTTGATAAACAAGAATACAAATTCCATTTAATCTCCTCAGCTATTCTCCATTCTCACACGCATTGCTATATAGGTGCTGGCACCGTCATCGATCCTGAAGTACTCATTCAAGAGATGGAAGATTTAGAAAGTAAAGGTGTCCAAATTAAAGGACGTCTATTAATTTCACCTTCTGCCCATATTATTTTCCCCTACCATCGAATGCTAGATTATCTTCTTGAGCAAAAGAAAGGCGAACGTGCTATAGGCACAACCGGCCGAGGAATTGGGCCTTGTTATGCTGATAAAGCCCAGCGTTTAGGCATTCGCATGGGAGAACTTGTGCGTCCTGATATTTTCGGCAAATTGCTAAAAAGCATTCTTCAGCTAAAAAATGAAGAGCTTACCAAGCTTTTCGGTGCTGAAAAACTAAATGAGGAAGAAATTTATAAAAAGTATAGCCGCTATGCGGAGCTTTTAAAACCTTTTGTGGCAGAAGTGGAAGAGCTTATTCATCAAGCTATAGATAATAAAGAAAATATTTTGTTCGAAGGAGCTCAAGGGACTTTCCTAGATACTTCTTTAGGAACTTACCCCTATGTCACCTCTTCATCTACAATCGCTGGGGGCATCTGTGCCGGCGCTGGAGTAGGCCCCACCTGCATCGATCATACCTTGGGAGTTGTTAAAGCCTACACTACACGTGTGGGCAATGGACCTTTTCCTACTGAGTTTCAAGAAAATGAAAGTTTTTTGAATCATCCTATCACAAGTGAGTACAGCAATACAGTAGGGCGTAGAAGACGGATTGGATGGTTTGATGCAGTGCTAGCACGAACGGCTGTACACATAAATGGCATTGACTCACTAGCAGTGACTCAGCTCAATAGTCTAGATTATTTAGATCCTATTAAAGTTTGCGTAGGCTATCAAATTCATGGAGTACGTATCAATCATCTTCCTTACATTAGCGAGGATCTAGATAAGATTGTCCCTATTTATGAAACTATACCAGGCTGGAACGCCTCCACTAGCCAAATTACCAATTATAAGGAATTACCTCAAAATGCACAAAAATACCTATCAAAAATTGAGCAGCTTTGTAGAGTACCTATTAATATCATCTCTTTAGGGCCTCAACGAGAAAAAACCCTTATTTTAAAAGATTTATTTTCAACAAAGGAAAAGGCAGCTTGCAAGCATGCTTAA
- the uppS gene encoding polyprenyl diphosphate synthase — MNISVKNNYYTLEQKASLDPKRIPHHVAFIPDGNRRWAKRQQMRSIEGHQEGSDNLIEIVKAGKELGIKNFTFYLFSTENWSRPQEEIDALMWLLHTYLLEQQSSFVEEGTRLCTIGNIAALPEYVQKTIEETRQVTAHCQEADLIFALNYGSRDEIKRAVQSIAQDIIHKKIIPEQISEEIISQYLDTAPWSDPDLLIRTSGELRLSNYLLWQLSYTEIFSSNVLWPDFTPYHLLEALLNYQKRERRLGGA; from the coding sequence ATGAATATTAGCGTGAAAAACAACTATTATACTCTTGAACAAAAGGCCAGCTTAGATCCTAAGCGTATTCCTCATCATGTAGCTTTTATTCCGGATGGCAATCGACGCTGGGCCAAACGACAACAAATGAGATCCATAGAAGGTCATCAAGAAGGTTCTGATAACCTGATTGAAATTGTAAAAGCAGGAAAAGAACTAGGAATAAAAAATTTTACTTTTTACCTTTTCTCTACCGAAAATTGGAGCCGTCCTCAAGAAGAAATCGATGCCTTGATGTGGCTTTTGCATACTTATTTACTCGAGCAACAATCTTCTTTTGTGGAAGAAGGGACGCGTTTATGTACTATTGGAAATATTGCTGCTTTACCAGAGTACGTACAAAAAACTATAGAGGAAACCCGACAAGTTACTGCCCACTGCCAAGAAGCGGACCTAATTTTTGCCCTGAATTATGGAAGTCGCGATGAAATCAAACGTGCTGTGCAATCTATCGCGCAAGATATAATCCATAAAAAAATTATTCCCGAGCAAATTTCTGAAGAAATTATCTCTCAATATCTTGATACGGCACCCTGGAGCGATCCAGATTTACTTATCCGCACGAGTGGTGAATTAAGATTGAGTAACTATTTATTATGGCAGCTCTCTTATACTGAAATATTCTCGTCAAACGTATTATGGCCAGATTTTACTCCTTATCATCTTTTAGAAGCATTATTAAACTACCAAAAGCGTGAAAGGCGCTTAGGGGGCGCATGA